The following proteins come from a genomic window of Litorihabitans aurantiacus:
- a CDS encoding Lsr2 family DNA-binding protein: MREWAAANGIEVNDRGRIPANIREQFDAAQK, encoded by the coding sequence ATCCGCGAGTGGGCTGCCGCCAACGGCATCGAGGTCAACGACCGCGGCCGCATCCCCGCCAACATCCGCGAACAGTTCGACGCCGCCCAGAAGTAG